AAGTATGGAGCCTAAGTACTCATTTGGTAGTAGCACGAGCAAACCTAACGGATGCCTACTAAATCCCGAAGGCAGCAGAATTATCTTTTTCGAAGAATGCAAAAATACTCCTAAACCTAATTTAAAAATTCATACTCATCTTTTCTACACAAATCACCTTGGAGAACCTGGAGGGTACAAATCCTCTGAAAAACTCAACATAGATTCAGCCTGGGAAAAGTGGCACGAACTTCACCAAAAAGGATGGACAGAAGTATCTCATAATTACGGATAAGTGATCCGGCCAAGAAAAAGCCTTTATGTTTTATGAGCTTAAGAGTTTCCTAAAATATGGAATTCGGTGTCAAAATAAATAATCAATATTTATTGACAATTTTATATGAGGAAACTTTAAATTGTCTAAAATCTCATAAGAATAAAAGAATAAAAATTATTATGCAATATTATTTAAATGATAAAAAATTAAATAAGATTGAAAAGCAAAAGGCGGAGAATGATGGTCTGAAAATTTTCAATCCCATTCATGAATAGCTATAAATTAAATCAGGGTTTGATGACAATGTAATCGTAGATACCAACAGCTTTTTTATTAATTGATTATAAATAAAAACACGAGTTAACCCGTTCCAATTTGTTGACTCTGAGGTTTTAACCGTTGATTCCTTATCTACTACTAGTTGTGACTCGCTAGTTGAAAGATTCAAAAACGGTATTTAAATACTCTAAATCATGGAAAAAAAAATCTCAAAGAAATACGCAGATCTTTTAATACAGGCTAACAATACAACTGGCAGAAAAGAAGCTTTGTCATTAATCAAACAAGCAACAAAATTAAAAACCAAACTTGATCAATACGAAATGATGTAGTTTCTTAACTATCTATAGGCGATTCAAGATGAGGTACAAACTAGTTCCTTTTTTTTTTATCTTGCTATACAAATACTAAGAGATGATTTAACTTCTTCTGTTTCAATAAAATTTGTGGAATTAACTGAGCTAATTAAGGATTACGTTGCTACAGAATTATTATCAAGTATTGAAATTGATTTTCTCGAAGGAGAATTATGGGAAACTACTCAACATATCGCAGAAATAAATACAGTTATCAAAGCTCCAAAAAATATATGCAAGAAATTAGGACTAGATGAAAAATCTTGTTGGCAATTATGTTGTGCAGCCGTTCTTGACTCCTCAAGACCATTAAAAAATGGACAAAATAGAGTTGATGATTTTAAAAAATTAATTAATCGATATGAAATTAGCTACATATAAAATAAAGACTCAATGATACGTTTACTTATTGCATCAATTCTTTTTTTTTCCCCATTAGGAGGTTTTGCTGATGAAAAGCAAAGAGAAATTGAGAATGAAGCTATAAATCTTGTTATTAAAAAATATGGAAAAGGCTTAGAAAATAGATTAAAAGGAACGGGAGTAACTCCTAGTTATCGAAGTTGGTATGAAAATGATTGTTTCGTAAGTATTGCAGCAGGTACATACCAAGAAGATACTTGGTCGGCAATGAAGTGGTTTAGCGTTAATGTCTGTTCTGAATCAGCTGAAATAATGGAAAGTGAATGAAGGGAATAAGACGCGTATTAGTTTTGCAGCATTTAGAAATAGAGGGGCCAGGTCTTTTTGAACAATTTGCTAAAGAAAGAGATTTGAAAATCGAAATTATTCGTTTAGATAATAAAAATGCTCTGCCGCAAACAAAAAAAGGCGACTTGATTTTAATTATGGGTGGACCAATGGGAGTTAAAGATATTGGTAGCGAAAGATATCCCTGGCTCAAGTTAGAAAGAGATTTTATAAAAAAAGAATTAGAAAATGAAAGACCTATAATCGGTGTTTGCTTAGGGGCTCAGTTGCTTGCGAGTGCTGCTGGAGGAGATGTAGAAATTCTTAAATATGGATCACCTCCAAAAGCATTACCAGAAATTGGATGGTCTCAAATTTTTATTAATAATTCAAATAAAGACTTTAAAGCACTGTTTGAAGACCCTTTTCATGTACTGCATTGGCATGGAGATAGGATTTTATTACCTAATAAAGCATTACTCATTGCTAGTAGTGCACGTTGTAAGGAACAGTTTTTTAGGATTGGTAATTTTGCTTACGGATTACAATTCCATATCGAGACAACGGGAGGAATGATAAATAAGTGGATTAAAGAAGATAAAGAATTTGTCTTTAAAGGATTAGGCTCAAATGGTCAGGAAATTTTAAAAGAAGAGAATAAAAAATATATTGATAAAACTTTTTTTAAAAGAAAGCTTCTAATAAGTAAATTATTTGAATTATTAGATAATTAAAAAGAGAATACTCATACAGTAAAAAAGGGCTTGATAAAGCCCTGAAAAAAATTTAAAAAGGATTTCTACTAGAAAATTCCTGGAAGAATTTGACCAGTAAAATAATAAGCTCCTACAAGAGCAAACATTCCAAGCATTGCGGCTTTACCATTAAGCTTTTCAGCTTTTTCGGTCATGATTTTTTTTGCGAATTCCATAATAAAGTGAAATATAATATATCTAAAAACTAATTATTAAGATTTCAGAATGATGTAGTTTTTTCTACCAAATTGATATCTTTCTAAGGATTAAAAAAAAAATACTTAATTAACTAATTGAACTCTTAATAGAGCGCCAGCCAATCTGTAAAGCGTAGCAAGCCTAAAAAACAACTATTTAAAAGTTTATGTCACGGTTATGCTACATTTATGTAGTAAATATCTTGAAAATAACTTAATTTCCGCCCAATACTTTACATTTGTTAATAGTAGTGTTACATTAATTAACAATTACATAACTTCAATGGCTAATTCAAACGTTACTACTGAATCAGGCGGCAGACAGAACATGTTCCCAACTGAAACACGTCCTTACATAGATGAGTCTGTTTCATACGATAGCTACCCACAAAATGCAGAAAAAGTTAATGGTCGTTGGGCAATGATTGGCCTTGTTGCATTAGTTGGTGCCTATGTTTCAACTGGACAAATTATTCCTGGCATTTTTTAATGAGTCCACTTTCAGGTTTTTTAGCCGTAATTGTATTCTTTACAGCCACTCTCGTTGCTTATCTAACCAAGCAATTTCAAAATGAAAATTTAAACTATTTATCTTCTAATCAAATGAAAAACACAAACACAAAAGTCAAAACAATCGAAAAAGAAAAAGTTGTTGCTGAAACTCTCAACGGCAGATTCGCAATGCTTGGATTAATTGCCGCTGTTGGAGCATACCTAACAACAGGTCAAATAATTCCTGGTTTCGTTTAAAAACTTACTATTTAACAATTTTACAAATTAGAAGAAATGGAAAATTCAAAACCAACTTATTGGCAATATGCCGAAAGAACTAATGGAAGAATGGCAATGATGGGCTTATTTGCATTAGTTGTAAATTATGGCTTATTCGGCTGGATAATCCCAGGAATTTTTTAAAAATAAACTTAGGCTTACTTTTTCTTAAAGTAAATACTTTGGGAGTTATAACTCTTTCTGAACTTGATTGGATAACCAACCATCAATCCGATTTTTCAAGGCTAGATATGGCTTTAGTTATTAAAATCGGCCGTCTTATGGATTCAGGAGTAGTGGAAATTGATAATAGATTGTCTGTTTAATTTTTTAAAAATTGATCGTCATGAGTGTTTGTCAATAGGGATACTGACAAGCACTTTTTTATGAGAAAAAATAATTATAAAAAAAAGAGATTGTTTCTTAGCTAAAAACAATCTCTCAATCACCTAATTCTTACATGAAAATTTCAAGTAAGCTCACAGATTTTAACTGATTTGTTTTTATAGTAAATACATAAAAATGCTTTTGTTATTTATCTTTTTAAACCACCTCTTTTTATCCATAGGAACCATGTAACCCAAACAGGAGGGAGGAATCTGATTAAAAAAGAAATTTTATATATATAAAATGGAGCATTTTCACTTTGAAATAAATTTATCAAAAAGGAAGATATAGTTACCCAAAGTAAAATTATTAATATATTTGCTCCCAACAAAGCGAACTTATTTTGTTTGAATATTTTTGGCATAAGGTAAATATTTATCTTATTTATTTTAAATAACCTCCGTATATAAATTATAAATCTTCAAAAAAACTTTAAATTTAAAATCCATATCCAAATAAAAAAAATGCTAAATTTCAATCCCTCTCCAAATAATATTCCAAAAGCAATAGGAGGAGAAAATATTAAAAAAAGAATAGAGAATAAACTAAATAAAGCAAATGATCCTCTTAAAAAAAAATTCTTTCTTTTTGTTCTTCTTAGATTTTTTAAGGTATTCCGCTCCCATTCAATAAACCTGTAGAATTTTTCTGATAATAAAAATAAATACTTCATTTAAAATTATTAATTTCTATCGGGCTTTTCCTATTTATAAAATTAATTTTTCCTGTTAGCAATAAACTTTATCCCCTTCTTCAGAAAGATAGTAAATTCTATTTTCTGAACTTACAAAGAAAGTTAATCCCTTATATTGTGATCTTCTAAATTTATCTAATCTAAGTTTGTGTAAATCCCAATTATCTGTACTTATATCAGGATTAAATTCTTGTTCTTTTAAGAAAGGAACATAAGTTGGACTAATTGCTTTTTTTTTGGCTGACTTATTATTTCGTTTTGAATCAACAAATAATAGAAATAAAAGTAGAAAAAAAACAATCAGCAAAAAAAGAATTAGCAATATATTTGTCATTGTCAATTTTTCTAATTTGAAAAAACTTTATTTTGGAGAATCAAGAACTTTTCACAATAAATTTCTTAGTAAGTAAAAAATCCTATTTTTATATTCTTGTATTTTTGAATACTTATCAAGGGTTTACCTAAATCAGATTATAAAATGAGTCGCATTTTTAACATGACTCAAAATTCCATGAATACTCCTTATGCAAAAAGGGTAGCTGAAAAATTTAGAGAGGCTCAAAACTATTTAAAAACTAATGGTTTTAGTAGATCAACTAAACATTTACTGGAAGATATTGAAAATTCTGTTGAAAAATAATGCCAATACCCCCTCACTTACCACAATTACAATATGGCTACGATGATGGCTTTACAACCATTGTTTTTGGGTTAATAGGAAGTTGCTTAGGATGTATCTTAATTTTATTAATTTCATTTTTTGAATTTAAATTCAAAAAGCAAAATAGTAAGCCTTAAGAGACTTACTAAACATTAAATAAGAATTCCATTACATCACCTTCGTTAACAATATATTCCTTACCTTCACTTCTTAAAAGACCTTTAGTTTTTGCATTGGCAATTGAACCTGAATCAATTAAATTTTGATACGAAATAGTCTGAGCTCTTATAAATCCTTTTTCAAAATCAGTATGAATTACTCCTGCTGCCTGTGGCGCAGTCATCCCATCTTTTATTGTCCATGCTTTTGTCTCCTTTTCTCCGGTGGTGAAATAAGTTTTTAATCCCAATAATTTATATGTTGATCTAATTAAGGAACTTAAACCCCCTTCTTTTACTCCTAAACCAATAAGGTAGTCTTTTTTATCTTCTGGTTCTAACTCTATTAATTCAGATTCGACTTGCGCTGATATTTTTATACATTCTGTATTTTTATTGCTTGCAAAACTCTGAACTTTTGATGAGAAATCATTACCTTCAGCTAAATCATTTTCATTCAAATTTGTTGCGTAAATAATTGGTTTTGCAGTAAGGAAGCCAAGTTGCTTAATTATTAAATTTTCTTCTTCACTCAAAGATATTGATCTAACTGAAAGTCCTTTCTGTAGCTCTTCTTCAATTTTTTCTAGTAAGGTGTCTTCTTTTGCTGCCTCTTTACTAGTTCTAACCTGTTTTTTAATTCTTTCTCTTCTTTTTTGGAGTTGAGATAAATCAGCTAAATTCAATTCCAGATTAATTATCTCAATGTCATCTAAGGGATCTACCTTGCCAGAAACATGAATTACATCACTATCTTCAAAGCACCTTACAACATGAACTATTGCATCAACCTCCCTAATATTTGATAAAAATTTATTTCCCAAACCTTCGCCTTTACTAGCTCCTTTTACTAGTCCTGCGATATCTACAAATTCAATTTTTGTTGGGATAATATTTTGGCTAGAACTTAAATTACCTAACTCTTGCAACCTTTGATCTGGGACTGAAACTATGCCTTTATTAGGTTCTATAGTACAAAAGGGGAAATTAGCCGCTTGGGCCTTAGCATTTTCTACAAGTGCATTAAATAGAGTTGATTTTCCAACATTTGGTAATCCAATAATACCTGCTTTTAACATTTGAAAAAACTTATGGAAAAATTATCAAGAAACATCTTCTAGTAATATAGTATTTACTTAACCAATCTTGGATAAGTTAATTATAATCGTCTTGATTATTTATTTAGTTCCTAAATATTCTCTAATTCTGCTTTTAAAAAGAAATGTTTGATTTAATAAAAAAAAATATAAATCTAAGAAGTGGAATTATATTGCTTTCTCTAGCTATATTTTTCGTT
Above is a window of Prochlorococcus marinus XMU1406 DNA encoding:
- a CDS encoding DUF1651 domain-containing protein; its protein translation is MEPKYSFGSSTSKPNGCLLNPEGSRIIFFEECKNTPKPNLKIHTHLFYTNHLGEPGGYKSSEKLNIDSAWEKWHELHQKGWTEVSHNYG
- a CDS encoding high light inducible protein; the protein is MEFAKKIMTEKAEKLNGKAAMLGMFALVGAYYFTGQILPGIF
- a CDS encoding chlorophyll a/b-binding protein, with amino-acid sequence MSPLSGFLAVIVFFTATLVAYLTKQFQNENLNYLSSNQMKNTNTKVKTIEKEKVVAETLNGRFAMLGLIAAVGAYLTTGQIIPGFV
- the ychF gene encoding redox-regulated ATPase YchF, which encodes MLKAGIIGLPNVGKSTLFNALVENAKAQAANFPFCTIEPNKGIVSVPDQRLQELGNLSSSQNIIPTKIEFVDIAGLVKGASKGEGLGNKFLSNIREVDAIVHVVRCFEDSDVIHVSGKVDPLDDIEIINLELNLADLSQLQKRRERIKKQVRTSKEAAKEDTLLEKIEEELQKGLSVRSISLSEEENLIIKQLGFLTAKPIIYATNLNENDLAEGNDFSSKVQSFASNKNTECIKISAQVESELIELEPEDKKDYLIGLGVKEGGLSSLIRSTYKLLGLKTYFTTGEKETKAWTIKDGMTAPQAAGVIHTDFEKGFIRAQTISYQNLIDSGSIANAKTKGLLRSEGKEYIVNEGDVMEFLFNV
- a CDS encoding high light inducible protein, producing the protein MANSNVTTESGGRQNMFPTETRPYIDESVSYDSYPQNAEKVNGRWAMIGLVALVGAYVSTGQIIPGIF
- a CDS encoding heat-labile enterotoxin alpha chain, with the translated sequence MIRLLIASILFFSPLGGFADEKQREIENEAINLVIKKYGKGLENRLKGTGVTPSYRSWYENDCFVSIAAGTYQEDTWSAMKWFSVNVCSESAEIMESE
- a CDS encoding cytochrome B yields the protein MTNILLILFLLIVFFLLLFLLFVDSKRNNKSAKKKAISPTYVPFLKEQEFNPDISTDNWDLHKLRLDKFRRSQYKGLTFFVSSENRIYYLSEEGDKVYC
- a CDS encoding type 1 glutamine amidotransferase; translated protein: MKGIRRVLVLQHLEIEGPGLFEQFAKERDLKIEIIRLDNKNALPQTKKGDLILIMGGPMGVKDIGSERYPWLKLERDFIKKELENERPIIGVCLGAQLLASAAGGDVEILKYGSPPKALPEIGWSQIFINNSNKDFKALFEDPFHVLHWHGDRILLPNKALLIASSARCKEQFFRIGNFAYGLQFHIETTGGMINKWIKEDKEFVFKGLGSNGQEILKEENKKYIDKTFFKRKLLISKLFELLDN